ACCTTGTAATGGGTCTTGTAGTATTCGGCAATAGCCTCACGAAACTCGGGGATGCCCGCGTTGGGGGTGTAGTGGGTATAACCTTCATCTATCGCCCTTTTCGCGGCCTCCTTGATGACCTGGGGAGTGTCAAAGTCCGGTTCACCGATGCCGAGGGATATAACATCGTCCATCTTCTTTGCCTTCTCAAAAAGCTCCCTGATTTTTGAGCGCTGAATGAGGTTTATCCTGCCAGCAAGGAAATACTTGCGCTTTTTATACTTCATGAGCATCACCTCAGGCACTTCGAAAATGAGGAAGGGATTTTATAAACCTATCCTCAATTTGGTACAGAAACGGGCACAAAATATCTACAAAACTTCAATGAGTGCCGCTTTTTCAAAAAAAGTTTTCACTTTTTCCCGCTCACAGTCGGTCATTGGAAGCTCGTTAAGGTTGAGTTCGCTTAACACTTCCAGAGCCCTTTCGCGGGTTCCAAAGACCACCAAATAGTTCTCGCCGTTTTTTATACCGTTTCGGGCTATGGCATCTTTTATCTGGAGCGTTCCGGCCAGGCGAATGAGCAGTTCTCCCCCCGGTGTTCTCGCGTGGTTTGTATTTCTCTCAAACGAACGGAGCACCACCAATGCCGCAAATGCCACGGCCTCCCAGCACTCGGCACTGACTATCTGAACGTCCCCTCCAAGTTTTGGAATAAGGCTCTCGGCGTTTTTCACGTGGACCTTTGTGATGTGGAGGTTTTCCGTTATCTCTCTCATTGAGCTCCCCGAAGTTGGGTGAAATATTCGATGTTAAAACCCTTTCTCCCCTTCAATTTTTATAAATCTGAAGCATTTTTTGTATTTTGGGATATTTCTAAAAAATTTTTGAGATTAATAATATCATAATATTATCATGCATCCGCAAAGTATTTAACTAATTAAATCACTAGTTATTTCAGCGGCTTACTGAACTGGGTGGTGCAGGGATGAGCAGAATGCGTATCATCAGTGTACAGCTCCCCCAGGGCTTGATTAACGCCATGGATCAGCTGGTTAAGAAGGGTGTTTATCCCAACAGAAGCGAAATCATCAGGGAAGCTATTCGCGAGCTTTTGAAGAAGGAGCTTTATCAGCTCGAGACTGAGGAACGCTCAACGCCTGACTACATCCTGAAATAAGCCGCTAAAATCATGTAATAGAATCATTGTTATCCAAAGCCAGACGTGTTGAGGGGGTTGGGGCGATGGTATTTAAACTCCTGGAACAGGCCGGAATAAAACTTGATCTGGACGACGAGCCCAGAACCGCAAAGTTTGAGGGGTTCTCCGACGAAAACCTTGAGGATCTGATACGAATCGTCATAGTCGGTGTCGGTGGTTCTGGAAACAACACCATAACCAGGCTTTACGAGCTTGGCGTTCAGGGTGCGGAGCTCATAGCCATGAACACCGACGCCCAGCACCTTGCTAGGACGAAGGCCCACAGGAAGCTTCTCCTCGGCAAGGAGATAACTCAGGGCAAGGGCTCCGGTGGAAACCCTGAGATAGGCTACCGGGCGGCAGAAGCGAGCGCCCACGAGATTGCCGAGACCATTGGTGACGCCGATCTTGTGTTCATAACCGCAGGCATGGGTAACGGTACCGGTACGGGCGCTGCTCCCGTTGTTGCCAAAGTCATAAAGGAGCGTGCCAGGCACAACGGCCGCTTTAGGGAACCGCTTGTCGTCAGCGTTGTAACCTATCCGTTCAAGAACGAGGGTAAGATAAGGATTGAGAAGGCCAAAGCGGGAATAAAGGCCCTCATGTACTACTCCGACACTGTTATCATCATCGAGAACGACAAGCTCCTCAAGCTCGTTCCGAAGCTCCCCATTAATGCCGCCTTCCGCTTTGCCGACGAGATAATAGCCAGGATGGTTAAGGGCATCACCGAAACCATAAAGCTCCCATCCATGGTTAACATCGATTTCGCCGACGTTTACAGCGTCATGCACAACGGAGGTGCGGCACTCATTGGAATAGGTGAGAGCGACTCAAGCAACAGGGCGGTTGATGCCGTCAAGAACGCGCTCGAAAACAAGATGCTTGAGGTAGAGTACGGTAGCGGGGACAGGGCACTGGTTCACTTCACCGTCGGGCCTGATGTGAGCCTCGGCGAGATAAACGACGCCATGAACATCGTTTACGAGAAGCTCGGCGAGAAGAGCGAAATCAAGTGGGGTGCGAGGATAGACGAGGATATGGGCAAGGTCGTCAGGGCAATGGTCATCATGACAGGCGTTAAAAGCCCCCACATCCTGGGCGGTGAACACGCCCTCCGCGTTGGCTCCTCCTTCAAGGAGAACATCATAACTCCGGAACCCGTTAAGCCCTTCAAGTCGACGGACAATGGCTTCGACAAGATATTCACGACAATCGCCAAGAAGGAGAAGAAGGAACTCCCGCCCTACGCGAGAAGGGTTCTCGATGATTTCATAGACATCGCCTGACCTTTCTTTACCTTTGGCAGGTGGTTCCAGTGGCCGTCGTAATCAGCGTAGCCAATCAGAAGGGCGGAGTTGGGAAGACCACTCTGACCATGAACCTCGGCCATGCATTAGCGGCCATGGGTAAGAGGGTTCTTCTCGTTGACATAGACCCGCAGTTCAACCTTACCTTTGGGCTGATAGGCATGGACGTCCTTCAGTACGGGGACAGCAACGTGGGGACGCTGATGACCAGGGAGAGCGATATCGAGGACACAATCGTTGAGGTGCGGGAGAACCTCCACCTAATCCCGAGCCACCTCAATCTCTCCGCCAGGGAGATAGAAATCATCAACGCCTACAACCGTGAAAGGCGTCTTGAAAAGGCCCTAACTCCAATACTGCCCGACTACGACTACGTGCTCATAGACAACCCACCGAGTATGGGAATTTTCCTGGTCAACTCGCTCACGGCTTCGGACTATGTCCTGATACCCCTTGAGCTGAGCTACTTCGGTGTCATAGGAATGCAGCTCATGTTCAACCTCATGCGCATGATCCGTGAGGAAACCAACGAGAACCTGAAGTTACTCGGCCTCGTCCCCAACAAGTTCACCCGCCAGACGAAGGTTCCGAAGATGCGTCTCAAGGAGCTCAGGGCAACCTATCCGGACGCCCCAATACTGACCACTATTCCGAAGGCGATAGCCCTTGAAAAGGCCCAGAGCCAGGGGATGAGCATATTCGAGTTCGACGGAGATGGTAGGGCCTCCAAGGCTCTTCTAAAACTCGCGAGAGAGGTGGTTGAAATTGTCGAAGGATAAAATTCCCAAGCTTTTTGATGGTTCCGTTAACGAGCTTACGCGGCCGTCAAGGCCCAAGAAAGACCGGAAGGCCAAGTCAAAGGACATGAAAAGGGAGAAGAAGCAGAAGACCCTTTACATCAGTCTCGACATGAACAGAAAGCTCATCGAGCTCTACGGCGAGGAGGGCAGGAGGCAGAGCGTCATAGTCGAGGACGCGGTCAACCTCTACTACTACCTGAAGCTTGCCCTAGGGGAAATGAAGTTCGATGAGCTGATGAGTGCGGTGAAAAGAGAGGATCCGGAGTTCCTGAGGGAGTACATGGGTAGATTCAAACTCTGACGTTAATCCAGACCACTCAATTCAGGGCTAGAATCAGCCCTCTAAAATCACGCCCCGGCTCCCTCTTAATCCAAGTGGAATAAGGGGCTAAAATCAGTCGCAGAACGTTTCTATTATCCTCTGGATTATTTTGCTGGTCTTTGCCCTGTCCCTCTTGTAGAGGTAGGGTATCCTTATGACCTCCGCGTTTATTCCGTGCTTCTTCAGTTCATCCTTAAGGCGCTCGCAGCTGAATCTCTGGTCGGGCCCCACTGCGACTATATCCGGGTTTATCCGCTTCACAAGCTCATAATCTATTCCTCCGGGGGAACCTATGTAAACCTCGTCCACGACCTTTAGTGCCCTGAGGAGTTCTGCCCTGTCTTCGGCACTGTTCACGGGCTCCCTGCGTTTTTGTCTCCTAACGGTCTCGTCGTGGGCGACTATCACTATCAGCTCATCTCCCAGAGCCTTGGCCTGGCTGAGAAAATGGATATGGCCGACGTGCAGGATGTCGAAAACCCCACCGACGAGGACGCGGATTTTTCTTTTTCCCCCGCCTTTTTCCTCCATCTCAGCCCACCGTCAGCTCCCAGATCCTGTCCTTGGCGTGGTGGATGTTCTTCACTGCCTTTCCCTTGGGCTTCTCCTTCATGGCCTTACCGCTCATCAGGGCGATGCCTATGGCCAAAGGCCTTCCGTAGTCCTCCTCCACCACAAAGACGAAGTCGCCCTCCCTGATGTTCTCATCGGCATCGGTTATCCCTGCCGCCATGACGTCGGCACCCTTTATTATGAACGGCACCGCACCGGCGTCGACCACTACCCTTCTCGGCCACTTCCGCAGGTCCTCCTCGTTGGAGAGCTCGTAGAGGGCTATGACCAGCGGGAATATGAGGTCTTTCCTCCTGATGAAGAACGGCTTGCCGTTAACGAGGAGTATCTCAGTCGTCTTGTCGAACTCTGCAACCTCGACCCTGTCCTTCTTGTTGAGCATCTTCTTTGCTATCTCCTCACCGAATACTGCCCCCATCTCGCGGATTATCTCCTTGACCTCCTTCTTGCTGAGAGGGTGCTTGACCTTCAGCTCCATGGTTCACACCTCCAGGGTTTCCTCATAGAGAATCCGTGCGCTTTCCCGAGGGTTCTCTCCTGCGTATATCGACCGGCCCACTATGATGTAGTCGGCACCGGCCTTTAAAACCTCTCTAGCCTTACCCCCCTGGGCTCCAACACCTGGGGTGAGAATTTTGATTCCAGGCTTCAGCTTAGAGCGTATGTACGAAACGCGCTCCGGCCTCGTAGCCGGTGCTATGACGCCAAAGGGCTCAAGCTCGTTGGCCAGCTCGATTAGTTTGTCCGTCGCCGGCTGGATGAACTCCCTCGCGCCGGGATGACTCATCTCGACGACGATTATGGTCTCCCCAAGCTCCATAACGGCCTCAACGCTGTCCTTCCCGGGGAAGCCATGGACAATGATGTAGTCCGCCCCGGCCTCGAAGACTTTACTCGCTATCAGCCTGTTGGTGTTCGGTATGTCCGCCAGCTTGAGGTCCGCTATTACCGGAAGTCCCGTAACCTGCTTCAGCTCCGTGATGATTTCCAGGCCGGAGCCTATTATCAGCGGCCAGTTCACCTTAATTGCCCAGAGATAGTCCGCCGTGCACTCTGCTATCTCAAGTGCCCTCTCCCGGTCGTATACGTCAAGGGCGAGAATAAGCTTTTTCATACCTTCACCTCACGAGGGACTTTATCTCCTCAGACAGTCCGTCGCCCTTGAGGGTCAGTGCAACGTGGTAGGCGCTCTTCATGGCGTCGGCCTCTTTCTCCGCCCAGGTTACCACGACGAGGTCTCCATCGTTCAGCCTGAAGGCCTCCCCCAGTCTTTCGGCCAGAGCGGGCATGGTTTCACTCAACGGCCTCTCATCCTCCGGAAAAACGGGCTCGCCGTCTCTCACGACGAGGATCATGGCCCCCTTGGCAAAGAACCTTATGGCCTCGTCGCGGAGCTCGATGCTCTTGAACTCCGGCGGATTTCTGACCACCAGCCCGTATGCAGGGTAGCCTTCGACCTCTCCAACCCTCTGAACCTCCGAAAAGTTCTCCGATAGTCTCTCAAGGAGCTTTATTCCCTCCCTGTTGAGTGAATGCCCCCGCTGGGTTGAGCTTATAACGCCCAGCAGTGAAAGCTTCTTCAAAAGCGTCCTGACGCTTCCCTCTCCAAGGTCAAGAACTTCTGATATCGCCTTTCTCCCCGTCGGATTCTGGAGCATGAAAAGAACCGCAACGGCATCCTCAAGCGTGAACTCAGGATAGGCTCCTCTCTTCCAGCTCATCGGCTTCCCTCCGAGAAAAATAGGGCAAGGAGATTAAAAAGTTTTAGAGAATCAGAGCCATCTCGGCTTCAGACCAGCCCAGGCCCTCATCTTCTCGTGGGCGATGATGCGCGGTATGTTGCCCATCTCCTTCGGACCCGGGTTCTTCATGTAGAAGGCGTTGACCTCGTAGACCGTTCCGAAGGCCTTCTTCTCAATGGCTATCTTTCCAAGTCTCACAAGGTCGACGAGGAGTCCCGCCAAGGCAGGGCTGTCGTTTATCCTGCCGGTGATGACGAGCTCATCCCTGGCACCGTTGAAGCTGACGTACTCGATGTGCATCGCTATGAACTTCTTGTCGCCGAGGGGTTCGAGGAAGCCCGTGGGCTTGATGTAGTGCGGTGCATCGTAGCCGAGGAGCTCCTTGACGACGGAGCTCTTGGTGAACTCCTTGCTCTTGTTCCTCTCCTTGTCGGTTAGGGCAAGGAAGTCGTTGTTTCCGCCGATGTTGAACTGGGCTATGTCGAGCACATACCTGTTCCTCTGGGCGAGGTGGCTGAGCACATCGGCGGTGAGCGGAGTTGCACCGGTGGCACCGTCGTCACCGAAGACCACCATGTTGCTCTCCTTGGCGAGCTCGACGAAGGCCGGGTCGTTGGCTATCAGCGTTGGAATCGCGTTGACGAAGGCAGCGCCTCCGACCTCCCTGGCGTACTGGGCTATGGCATAGGCGTAGACCTGGGTCGCCGTGAGCCTCTCCCTGTTGTCCTCGGCGATGGCCTTCTCAAGCTCCTCCCTGCTTCCAAAGGGGACAAAAGCTTCAGTGGTGCAGACGTTGATGAAGACCTCAGCCTTGAGTTCTTTCCACTCGTTAACGAGGTGTTCGACCGCTTCTCTGAGCGTCATGTCGTCCTCAAGGCCGGTGGCCTCGATAGGAAGGTTCCTTAGGCTCCTCAGGTGAATTCCTTTCCTTATGGTGAGTCCCTTGAGGCTCTCCGGTGCCTCTGGGTCGTAGCTCTTGACGACCTCATAGAGGTCCTTTCCAACCTTGCTTTTATCAACGTCGTAGGAACCGACTATCTGGATGTCCCTGATTTTAATCGGAAGCTCATCGGCGAGGGGAACGCCGTACGGCTCCATCTTTCCGGCCTTTATTTTTTCCAGACCGCTCGCGAAGATGCTTGCAACGTATCCCTGTCCGAGTATGACAACCCTGACCATTTCATCCACCTCCTTTGTTGTCCTAAGATATTTTACAGTAGTTAAATAGTTTTTGGTGGGAAAACGGTTTCATGGATCTTTGAACATCTCATTATCCCTCCGTTTCTCGATTGCAGGCCATAGAGCCCCCTCCAAAAATTTTATAAATAACAAAACTTGAATAAAAGGTGAAATCAGCTCGCTTTCTAAAATAAGCCCTCCGGGCCTTTTTGGGCTCGCTTTTGAAAACTTCGGAGGGTGGTAGCCATGAGGGCCGCGGCACTATGGCTGATTGCACTGGTAATTTTCGGAGTAATTGCCAGCGGCTGCATCGGTGGCGAGGAAGCGAAGACTTCTCAGGCTGATGTTCAGCTTACTGGAGACATTACAAAGGATCTTGTGGAGATAGGAAAGGTTCTGGAGCAGAACGGGGTTAATGAGGTCAAGTTTTCGGCCTGGGGTTCCGGCGACCCGAACAGTGTCATGAGGGTTTACGGAATAGTTGAAGCCGCGAGGAGAATAAACAAAATCTGGGCCGACAACGGGATCAACGTCAAGATCGTCATAACCGAGACCCACTACGTTGCCTCCTTCCAGGATGCCTACAAGGAGTACCTCAGCAAGCAGCCCCTCGGGCAGGCCGGAGACTTCTTCGTGAACAGCTATGCTTTCCTACCGACACTGGCTGACGAGGGCTACATACTCGACATAACTGACTATGCCAAGGCCTATCAGAGCGTTATCGACGACTTCTACCCGTCCATGATTGAGGCCTCAAAGTACGACGGAAAGCTCTACGGCCTGCCTCAGGACACCGAGGCGAGGCCGCTCTACATAAGGAAGGACGTGGCCCAGAAGATAGGGTTCGACCTCAACGGCCTCGATGAGAAGGTTAAGAAGGGCGAGTTCACCTGGAGCGACGTCTACTACTGGGCCAAGAAGGCCAAGGACGAAGGCGCCGCCGAGTGGGGCCTCATCCACAGGAAGGGTTCGGCTCATCCAGACCTGATACAGTTCATCTTCGCCTTCGGCGGAAAGCTCTACGATCCGAACACCGGAAAGCTCGTCGTCGACGTTCCGGCGGTTTACAAGTGGCTCTACGTTGAGTGGAAGTTCGCCCGCGGTGGCCTGCTCCCGGAGGACATAATGAGCTGGGACTGGGCCAAGCAGATACACCCGGCCATAGTCGAGGGCAGGGCGCTCTTCGACATAGGCGGAACCTGGTATTGGACGGAGTGGCAGACCAAGCAGTACTACGCCAAGGGCGGAACACCGAGGGGCCTGAAGCCTGAAGAGGTGAGGGACTGGTTCTACTATACCCTCTTCCCCGCTGGAGAGAAGGGGGACAAGCCGGTAACCCTCAGCCAGCCCTTCGTCTGGATGATAAACTCCAAGGCGGGCCAGCTGAACCCGAAGTACGACGAGCTCAAAGACGTTTACCACAAGCTCGCCTTCCTGATGCTCATCAAGGCCAGCGACCCGGACATAAACGCCATACACAGCGTCATCTCCGCCCACCTGCCGGTGAGAAAGGAAGCTGCAAAGCTCATCAAGGACGAGAAGTGGCTCAACGACCTCAAGGCCCTCAACCTCGACCTGAGCGACGATGTGAAGAACAACATCAGGGACATAGTCCAGGCGACCGTCAACCCGATAAACGCCCAGTTCCTGGCGAACGTCAGCTACATGCTCGAATACACCCACCTCGCTCCGGCACACCCGAAGTATCCGGCTTTGGCCGACATCTTCAAGGAGGCTGTCGACAAGGTTCTGAGGGGCGAGATGACCCCGGAGGAGGCCGTCAACTACATCATCCAGAAGGTCAACGCCGACCCGGAGCTCAAGGAAAACGTCGAGATACAGGGTGAGATACCCAAGGACTGGAAGTTCCCGCAGGGATGAGGTGATGCCATGACAAAGGGAAAGCTCAGGGACCTTTCCTTCTTTCTTTCCCCAATGGTGCTGATGGTGTTCCTGTTCTATCTGGTGCCCCTAGTCATGACCATCTACATAAGCATGACCCGGATGAGGAACTGGAACGTTGACAGGTACCTTACCGAGTTCGTCGGCCTCTACAACTATGAGAGGCTCTTCTACATGTTCCAGCACGACCCGACGTTTAAGGCCGTGATCCTGACGACCGTTGTATTCGTTGGGATAACGCTCATGATAAACGTCTTCGGCGGCCTTGCGCTGGCCCTTGCGACCTTCTTCATCAACGAGAGGCCGGCATCTTCATACAGGCTTCTGTGGCTCCTCCCCAGGATGTCGCCGATAGCGGTTTACAGCCTCGTCTGGTACTACTTCTTCCACGGGAGTGAAATAGGAACCCTGAACTCGATCCTCATGAGTCTCGGCCTCATCTCGGAGCCCATCCCCTGGGGCCAGGTAACACCCTGGGGGGCGTGGAGTGTGATAATCTTCGTCAACGGCCTGGTGGGTGTAAGTTTCGGAATGATAGTCTTCACCTCGGCCTTGAATCAGATACCAAAGGAACTCGTCATAGCCGCGAGGGTCGATGGCGCCTCCTCCTGGCAGATATCGAGGCGGATTCTGATTCCGATGATCAAATGGCACCTCCTCTACGTCCTGACGTGGCAGTTCCTCAGTCTTCTCACGACCTATCCGCACCTCTTCCTGCTCGTCCAGTGGGATCTCGTCAACAGGGACTACGGAACGACCTTGGCACTCTACGTCTTCAACACAGCCTTCGGCAGAGGAGAACAGGACCAGGGATTGGCCGCTGCAGCGGCTGTCATACTCTCCATAATCGGAATCCTCGGCGGCTTCGTGACGCTCAAGGTCCTCAAGTTTGAGAGGATGATGAAAAAGCCCAGGGGGGACTTCTGATGAGGGACGTGGAGACGAGACCCAAGAGGTACGAGCGGCTCATAATCCTCGCCCTCCTCCTTGCGAGCCTCCCGCTCATCCTGGGCTTTTCCCTCCTTGTCCTTTCGAGCTTCAGCACGGAGATGGTCACCAATCTCGACCCCAACTCCTTCCGCCCGACGCTTGAGAACTGGATAAACCTCTTCCAGGGGAAGATAGCCACCACCGGTGGAATAAGGGTCAACATATGGCGCATAACCCTCAACACGCTCATAGTGGCCCTCGGTGTGGCCGGCGTCGTTACTGGGATAAGCGCCCTAGCCGGCTACTCCCTCTCAAGGATAGACTTCCGCGGAAGGAAGACCATGATGGTTCTCCTCCTCGTCCTCCACGCCTTCCCGGGCGTTGCCCTCATAGTGGGCGTTTACCTCCTCTACCGCCTCACGTTCCCCCAGAACTACGAGGTCGT
This window of the Thermococcus thermotolerans genome carries:
- the pyrF gene encoding orotidine-5'-phosphate decarboxylase, which translates into the protein MKKLILALDVYDRERALEIAECTADYLWAIKVNWPLIIGSGLEIITELKQVTGLPVIADLKLADIPNTNRLIASKVFEAGADYIIVHGFPGKDSVEAVMELGETIIVVEMSHPGAREFIQPATDKLIELANELEPFGVIAPATRPERVSYIRSKLKPGIKILTPGVGAQGGKAREVLKAGADYIIVGRSIYAGENPRESARILYEETLEV
- the cgi121 gene encoding KEOPS complex subunit Cgi121, which produces MREITENLHITKVHVKNAESLIPKLGGDVQIVSAECWEAVAFAALVVLRSFERNTNHARTPGGELLIRLAGTLQIKDAIARNGIKNGENYLVVFGTRERALEVLSELNLNELPMTDCEREKVKTFFEKAALIEVL
- a CDS encoding ribbon-helix-helix domain-containing protein, translating into MSRMRIISVQLPQGLINAMDQLVKKGVYPNRSEIIREAIRELLKKELYQLETEERSTPDYILK
- a CDS encoding extracellular solute-binding protein, whose translation is MRAAALWLIALVIFGVIASGCIGGEEAKTSQADVQLTGDITKDLVEIGKVLEQNGVNEVKFSAWGSGDPNSVMRVYGIVEAARRINKIWADNGINVKIVITETHYVASFQDAYKEYLSKQPLGQAGDFFVNSYAFLPTLADEGYILDITDYAKAYQSVIDDFYPSMIEASKYDGKLYGLPQDTEARPLYIRKDVAQKIGFDLNGLDEKVKKGEFTWSDVYYWAKKAKDEGAAEWGLIHRKGSAHPDLIQFIFAFGGKLYDPNTGKLVVDVPAVYKWLYVEWKFARGGLLPEDIMSWDWAKQIHPAIVEGRALFDIGGTWYWTEWQTKQYYAKGGTPRGLKPEEVRDWFYYTLFPAGEKGDKPVTLSQPFVWMINSKAGQLNPKYDELKDVYHKLAFLMLIKASDPDINAIHSVISAHLPVRKEAAKLIKDEKWLNDLKALNLDLSDDVKNNIRDIVQATVNPINAQFLANVSYMLEYTHLAPAHPKYPALADIFKEAVDKVLRGEMTPEEAVNYIIQKVNADPELKENVEIQGEIPKDWKFPQG
- a CDS encoding DUF4443 domain-containing protein, coding for MSWKRGAYPEFTLEDAVAVLFMLQNPTGRKAISEVLDLGEGSVRTLLKKLSLLGVISSTQRGHSLNREGIKLLERLSENFSEVQRVGEVEGYPAYGLVVRNPPEFKSIELRDEAIRFFAKGAMILVVRDGEPVFPEDERPLSETMPALAERLGEAFRLNDGDLVVVTWAEKEADAMKSAYHVALTLKGDGLSEEIKSLVR
- the ftsZ gene encoding cell division protein FtsZ — its product is MVFKLLEQAGIKLDLDDEPRTAKFEGFSDENLEDLIRIVIVGVGGSGNNTITRLYELGVQGAELIAMNTDAQHLARTKAHRKLLLGKEITQGKGSGGNPEIGYRAAEASAHEIAETIGDADLVFITAGMGNGTGTGAAPVVAKVIKERARHNGRFREPLVVSVVTYPFKNEGKIRIEKAKAGIKALMYYSDTVIIIENDKLLKLVPKLPINAAFRFADEIIARMVKGITETIKLPSMVNIDFADVYSVMHNGGAALIGIGESDSSNRAVDAVKNALENKMLEVEYGSGDRALVHFTVGPDVSLGEINDAMNIVYEKLGEKSEIKWGARIDEDMGKVVRAMVIMTGVKSPHILGGEHALRVGSSFKENIITPEPVKPFKSTDNGFDKIFTTIAKKEKKELPPYARRVLDDFIDIA
- a CDS encoding CopG family transcriptional regulator — encoded protein: MSKDKIPKLFDGSVNELTRPSRPKKDRKAKSKDMKREKKQKTLYISLDMNRKLIELYGEEGRRQSVIVEDAVNLYYYLKLALGEMKFDELMSAVKREDPEFLREYMGRFKL
- a CDS encoding FAD synthase; the encoded protein is MEEKGGGKRKIRVLVGGVFDILHVGHIHFLSQAKALGDELIVIVAHDETVRRQKRREPVNSAEDRAELLRALKVVDEVYIGSPGGIDYELVKRINPDIVAVGPDQRFSCERLKDELKKHGINAEVIRIPYLYKRDRAKTSKIIQRIIETFCD
- a CDS encoding inositol-3-phosphate synthase, translated to MVRVVILGQGYVASIFASGLEKIKAGKMEPYGVPLADELPIKIRDIQIVGSYDVDKSKVGKDLYEVVKSYDPEAPESLKGLTIRKGIHLRSLRNLPIEATGLEDDMTLREAVEHLVNEWKELKAEVFINVCTTEAFVPFGSREELEKAIAEDNRERLTATQVYAYAIAQYAREVGGAAFVNAIPTLIANDPAFVELAKESNMVVFGDDGATGATPLTADVLSHLAQRNRYVLDIAQFNIGGNNDFLALTDKERNKSKEFTKSSVVKELLGYDAPHYIKPTGFLEPLGDKKFIAMHIEYVSFNGARDELVITGRINDSPALAGLLVDLVRLGKIAIEKKAFGTVYEVNAFYMKNPGPKEMGNIPRIIAHEKMRAWAGLKPRWL
- a CDS encoding carbohydrate ABC transporter permease, yielding MTKGKLRDLSFFLSPMVLMVFLFYLVPLVMTIYISMTRMRNWNVDRYLTEFVGLYNYERLFYMFQHDPTFKAVILTTVVFVGITLMINVFGGLALALATFFINERPASSYRLLWLLPRMSPIAVYSLVWYYFFHGSEIGTLNSILMSLGLISEPIPWGQVTPWGAWSVIIFVNGLVGVSFGMIVFTSALNQIPKELVIAARVDGASSWQISRRILIPMIKWHLLYVLTWQFLSLLTTYPHLFLLVQWDLVNRDYGTTLALYVFNTAFGRGEQDQGLAAAAAVILSIIGILGGFVTLKVLKFERMMKKPRGDF
- a CDS encoding ParA family protein, which translates into the protein MAVVISVANQKGGVGKTTLTMNLGHALAAMGKRVLLVDIDPQFNLTFGLIGMDVLQYGDSNVGTLMTRESDIEDTIVEVRENLHLIPSHLNLSAREIEIINAYNRERRLEKALTPILPDYDYVLIDNPPSMGIFLVNSLTASDYVLIPLELSYFGVIGMQLMFNLMRMIREETNENLKLLGLVPNKFTRQTKVPKMRLKELRATYPDAPILTTIPKAIALEKAQSQGMSIFEFDGDGRASKALLKLAREVVEIVEG
- a CDS encoding RNA-binding protein → MELKVKHPLSKKEVKEIIREMGAVFGEEIAKKMLNKKDRVEVAEFDKTTEILLVNGKPFFIRRKDLIFPLVIALYELSNEEDLRKWPRRVVVDAGAVPFIIKGADVMAAGITDADENIREGDFVFVVEEDYGRPLAIGIALMSGKAMKEKPKGKAVKNIHHAKDRIWELTVG
- a CDS encoding carbohydrate ABC transporter permease — its product is MRDVETRPKRYERLIILALLLASLPLILGFSLLVLSSFSTEMVTNLDPNSFRPTLENWINLFQGKIATTGGIRVNIWRITLNTLIVALGVAGVVTGISALAGYSLSRIDFRGRKTMMVLLLVLHAFPGVALIVGVYLLYRLTFPQNYEVVGLYSFAYVILARAALEIPMSIWLMKGFFDTIPWEFEWSGIIDGASRITVWRKIMLPLIKPGILAVALFAFLAGWQDIIYVRTFLVYPTLATFIEANIEAEYSHMPLIAAAGTFYLLPTVIFFITAQQLLLQGYSGGIKG